In the Alligator mississippiensis isolate rAllMis1 chromosome 7, rAllMis1, whole genome shotgun sequence genome, one interval contains:
- the LOC132251760 gene encoding olfactory receptor 14C36-like, whose product MAYDRYIAVCKPLHYGIIMNRRACIQMAACSWTASVIYSALHTGNTFSLPFCHSDTINQFFCEIPQLLKLSCSDTYRRELTALVLSMFLVLGCFVFIVVSYVQIFTAVWRIPSEQGHQKAFSTCIPHLIVVSLFLSTGGVAYLKPISDSLSPLDLLAAVLYCVVPPLMNPVIYSMRNREIQAALMKLLHRLIRSKNKTSITLLYLCFFYN is encoded by the coding sequence ATGGCATATGACCGATACATTGCtgtctgcaaaccactgcattatgggataataatgaacagaagagcttgcatccagatggctgcttGTTCTTGGACTGCTAGtgtcatctactctgcactgcacacggggaacacctttagtctccccttctgccactcagataccatcaaccagttcttctgtgaaataccccagctgctcaagctctcctgctctgacacataccgcagagAGTTGACAGCTCTTGTCTTAAGTATGTTTTTAGttctaggctgttttgttttcatcgttgtgtcgtatgttcagatcttcaccgcagtgtggaggatcccctcggagcagggccatcagaaagccttctccacctgcattcctcaccttattgtggtctccctgtttctttccactggtggCGTTGCCTACttgaagcccatctctgactccctgtcccccctggatctcctggcagctgttctgtattgtgtggtgcctccattgatgaatccagtcatctacagcatgaggaacagggagatccaagctgccctgatgaaactgctccacaggctgatccgctCCAAGAACAAAACTTCCATTACTTTGCTTTACttatgtttcttttataattaa
- the LOC132251761 gene encoding olfactory receptor 14A16-like produces MSNQTIVTEFLLLGFSDIRELQILHFVIFLAAYLAALMGNLLIITIVTLNYELHSPMFFFLINLSLLDLGSVSVTMPKSMSNSLLNIRSISYSGCVVQVFCLICFLGANVSLLTVMAYDRYVAICKPLHYGIIMNRRACIHMAACTWTAGVIYSALHTGNTFTIPFCQSNTINQFFCEIPQLLKLSCSGTYLKELAALAFSVCLALGCSVFIVVSYVQIFTAVWRIPSEQGHQKAFSTCLPHLIMVSLFLSTAGIAYLKPIHDSPSPLDLLAAVLYCVVPPLMNPVIYSMRNKEIQAALRKLLQRF; encoded by the coding sequence atgtccaaccaaaccatcgtgactgagttcctgctcctgggcttttctgatattCGAGAGCTCCAGATAttacactttgttatctttctagcagcatacttggcagccctgatggggaatctcCTCATCATCACAATTGTAACTCTTAACTAtgaacttcattctcccatgttctttttcttgattaatttgtctCTTCTGGACCTTGGCTCCGTCTCAGTGAccatgcccaaatccatgtctaattccCTATTGAACATCAGGTCAAtctcctactctggatgtgttgtccaagtgttttgtctcatctgcttcttgggagcaaatGTATCCCTTCTCACAGTTATGGCATATGACCGatatgttgccatctgcaagccactgcattatggaataataatgaacaggagagcttgcatccacATGGCCGCCTGTACTTGGACTGCTGGTGTCATCTACTCTGCATtgcacactgggaacactttTACCATACCCTTCTGCCAATCAAataccatcaaccagttcttctgtgaaataccccagctaCTCAAGCTTTCCTGTTCTGGCACATACCTCAAAGAGCTCGCAGCTCTTGCCTTTAGTGTGTGTTTAGCTTTAGGCTGTTCggttttcatcgttgtgtcgtatgttcagatcttcaccgcagtgtggagaatcccctcggagcagggccatcagaaagccttctccacctgccttCCTCACCTTATCatggtctccctgtttctttccactgccgGCATTGCCTACTTGAAACCCATCCatgactccccatcccctctggatctcctggcagctgttctgtattgtgtggtgcctccattgatgaatccagtcatctacagcatgaggaacaaggagattcaagctgccctgaggaaactgctccaaaGGTTTTGA
- the LOC132251763 gene encoding olfactory receptor 14A16-like yields MMAYDRYIGICKPLHYATVMNRRACLQMAATAWSTTLLYSALHTGNTFRLPFCHSKIINQFFCEVPQLLRISGSEVFTSGIQILISGACLGLVCIVFIFVSYIQIFTTVMRVPSEQGRHKAVSTCLPHLIVVSLLGSTGLIAYVKPTSESPSAVDLIVSVLYSMI; encoded by the coding sequence ATGATGGCTTATGACCGATACATTggcatctgcaaaccactgcactatgcaacagtgatgaacaggagagcttgtctgcaaatggcagccaCGGCCTGGAGCACAactcttctgtactctgccctgcacacggggaacacctttagaCTGCCTTTCTGCCACTCCAaaatcatcaaccagttcttctgtgaagtcccccagctaCTTAGGATCTCTGGCTCGGAGGTGTTTACTAGTGGAATTCAGATTCTTATCTCTGGTGCATGTTTAGGTCTTgtttgcattgtgtttatatttgtgtcttatattcagatattcactactgtaatGAGGGTCCcttctgagcagggccggcataaagcagtttccacctgtcttccTCACCTCATTGTCGTCTCTTTGCTCGGTAGCACTGGTCTGATTGCCTATGTGAAGCCCACATCTGAATCCCCATCAGCTGTGGACCTCATAGTatctgttctctattccatgatc